One part of the Dyadobacter sp. 676 genome encodes these proteins:
- the sucD gene encoding succinate--CoA ligase subunit alpha encodes MSVLVNKNSKIIVQGFTGSEGSFHAQQMIEYGTNVVGGVTPGKGGLSHLERPVFNTVDLAVRATGADVSIIFVPPAFAADAIMEAADAGIGVIVCITEGIPTKDMMQAKEYIKGKNTRLIGPNCPGIITAEECKVGIMPGFIFKKGTIGLVSKSGTLTYEAVDQLTRAGLGQTTAIGIGGDPIIGTTTKEAVELLMNDDETEAIVMIGEIGGSMEADAANYVKSTGNKKPVVGFIAGQTAPKGRRMGHAGAIIGGADDTAEAKIRIMKESGIFVAESPALIGETMLLALGKK; translated from the coding sequence ATGAGCGTTTTAGTTAATAAAAACTCCAAGATTATAGTTCAGGGATTTACCGGTTCGGAGGGCTCTTTCCACGCCCAGCAAATGATTGAATACGGTACGAATGTCGTAGGTGGTGTTACGCCTGGCAAAGGTGGGCTTTCTCATTTGGAAAGACCTGTTTTTAATACTGTTGACCTTGCCGTACGCGCTACCGGTGCAGACGTTTCGATCATTTTTGTTCCACCGGCTTTCGCTGCCGACGCGATCATGGAAGCTGCTGATGCTGGTATCGGCGTTATCGTCTGTATCACCGAAGGAATCCCTACGAAGGATATGATGCAGGCGAAAGAATATATCAAAGGCAAAAACACCCGCCTGATCGGTCCGAACTGCCCGGGTATCATCACAGCTGAAGAGTGTAAGGTAGGTATCATGCCGGGTTTCATCTTCAAAAAGGGAACGATCGGTCTGGTATCGAAATCCGGAACGCTTACTTATGAAGCGGTAGATCAGTTGACGCGCGCCGGATTGGGCCAGACTACGGCGATAGGTATCGGCGGCGACCCGATCATCGGCACAACCACCAAGGAAGCCGTCGAACTCCTGATGAACGACGACGAGACCGAGGCGATTGTCATGATCGGCGAAATCGGCGGAAGCATGGAAGCGGATGCAGCCAACTACGTAAAATCGACCGGTAATAAAAAACCTGTCGTAGGTTTCATCGCCGGCCAGACCGCCCCGAAAGGACGCCGCATGGGCCATGCCGGTGCGATTATCGGCGGTGCCGACGACACCGCGGAAGCGAAAATCCGTATTATGAAGGAATCCGGCATTTTCGTGGCGGAGTCCCCTGCTCTGATCGGCGAAACCATGCTTCTCGCGCTTGGAAAGAAATAA